The following are encoded in a window of Magnolia sinica isolate HGM2019 chromosome 11, MsV1, whole genome shotgun sequence genomic DNA:
- the LOC131218202 gene encoding probable 2' cyclic ADP-D-ribose synthase BdTIR, whose translation MARGMLARPCDVFINHHGVDTERTVAGLLYHRLSQLNLNPFLHSKSMQPSNKPFESISSAIRKCKVGVVVFSPRYCNSYLCLQELALLVDMKKKLIPIFCDIKPSELHVMSYDKSTPKELLRFRNALTEARYTVGFVFDSQSGNWSDLVTSASDIIVKILSEEEGC comes from the exons GGCTCGACCCTGCGACGTCTTTATAAACCACCATGGCGTAGACACCGAGCGTACTGTTGCAGGATTGCTCTACCACCGTCTCTCCCAGCTCAACCTCAACCCTTTCTTGCATAGTAAAAGCATGCAACCCAGCAATAAGCCATTCGAGAGCATCAGCTCAGCAATCAGAAAATGTAAGGTTGGGGTCGTTGTATTCTCCCCTCGTTACTGCAATTCGTATTTATGCCTACAAGAGTTGGCGCTTTTGGTCGATATGAAAAAGAAGCTCATTCCAATCTTCTGCGACATCAAACCGTCGGAGCTTCATGTCATGAGCTATGATAAATCCACACCCAAAGAGTTGTTGAGGTTTAGGAACGCATTGACAGAAGCTAGATACACGGTGGGGTTTGTGTTCGACTCACAAAGCGG AAATTGGTCGGATCTGGTTACAAGCGCCTCAGACATCATCGTGAAGATACTGAGCGAAGAGGAAGGCTGCTAA